One region of Manduca sexta isolate Smith_Timp_Sample1 chromosome 25, JHU_Msex_v1.0, whole genome shotgun sequence genomic DNA includes:
- the LOC115440785 gene encoding ubiquitin-like modifier-activating enzyme 5 has protein sequence MATVEELKKKVQELEAKLAAAQGSVSAVRQKIDVMSSEVVDTNPYSRLMALKRMGIVNNYEKIREMSVAVVGVGGVGSVTAEMLTRCGIGKLILFDYDKVELANMNRLFFQPHQAGLSKVAAAAATLQAINPDVVIDSHNYNITTVDNFQKFCDTITTGSLKGSRVDLVLSCVDNYEARMAINTACNELNQKWFESGVSENAVSGHIQFIIPGETACFACAPPLVVASKIDEKTLKKEGVCAASLPTTMGIVAGFLVQNTLKYLLEFGTVTHYLGYSALSDFFPTMSLKPNPQCDDMECRSRQAEARARPAVELATEVTEDLAPLHHDNEWGISLIDENNPEDDDSANLKLVDGVQVAYSVPVDSSTPESSTGGAVAASELSLEDLMQQMKSM, from the exons ATGGCTACCGTCGAGGAATTAAAGAAGAAAGTGCAGGAGTTAGAGGCTAAATTAGCCGCTGCTCAGGGTAGCGTTAGCGCCGTTCGGCAGAAAATCGACGTCATGTCGTCCGAAGTGGTGGATACCAACCCCTACAG CCGGCTCATGGCCTTGAAGCGCATGGGCATCGTGAACAACTACGAGAAGATCCGGGAGATGTCTGTTGCGGTGGTCGGTGTCGGAGGGGTGGGCAGCGTGACTGCTGAAATGCTGACGAGATGCGGGATAGGAAAG CTGATCCTGTTTGACTACGATAAAGTGGAGCTGGCAAACATGAATCGTCTGTTCTTCCAACCGCACCAGGCGGGGCTGAGCAAGGTGGCCGCCGCGGCCGCCACGCTGCAAGCGATCAACCCGGACGTGGTCATCGACTCCCACAACTACAACATCACTACAGTCGACAACTTCCAGAAGTTCTGCGATACTATCAC TACCGGCAGCTTGAAAGGCAGCCGCGTGGACCTGGTGCTGAGTTGCGTGGACAACTACGAAGCTCGAATGGCGATCAACACCGCGTGCAACGAGCTCAACCAGAAGTGGTTCGAGTCGGGCGTCAGTGAGAACGCCGTGTCGGGGCACATACAGTTCATCATACCTGGGGAGACTGCGTGTTTTGCT tgTGCCCCACCGCTGGTGGTAGCTTCTAAGATCGACGAGAAGACTCTTAAAAAGGAAGGAGTTTGCGCCGCCAGTCTGCCGACCACCATGGGGATCGTCGCTGGATTCCTAG tACAAAACACACTGAAGTATCTGCTCGAGTTCGGAACAGTCACCCATTATCTGGGATACAGCGCGCTTTCTGATTTCTTCCCCACCATGAGTCTCAAG CCGAACCCGCAGTGCGACGACATGGAGTGCCGCTCGCGCCAGGCGGAGGCGCGCGCGCGGCCCGCGGTGGAGCTCGCCACCGAGGTCACCGAGGACCTCGCGCCGCTGCACCACGACAACGAATGGG gaATCAGCCTAATTGATGAGAACAACCCAGAAGATGATGACTCCGCGAACTTGAAGCTGGTTGATGGTGTACAG GTGGCGTACAGCGTGCCGGTGGACAGCAGCACGCCGGAGTCCAGCACAGGCGGCGCCGTGGCCGCCTCCGAACTCTCGCTCGAAGACCTGATGCAGCAGATGAAGAGCATGTAA